From Planctomycetota bacterium, one genomic window encodes:
- a CDS encoding response regulator yields the protein MMGGAIKRILVADDSAHARGILAFLLRSRGYEVLESEDGEQALQRARAERPDLLILDAMMPRRSGFEVCAALRADPELRSLPVVLLTAMGPDAAALGAQAGADECVAKPFRVQDLLARIEARLAGGPRAG from the coding sequence ATGATGGGTGGCGCGATCAAGCGGATCCTCGTCGCCGACGACTCGGCGCACGCGCGCGGGATCCTGGCGTTCCTTCTGCGCAGCCGCGGCTACGAGGTCCTGGAGTCCGAGGACGGCGAGCAGGCCCTCCAACGGGCGCGGGCCGAGCGTCCGGATCTCCTGATCCTGGACGCGATGATGCCCCGGCGGTCGGGATTCGAGGTGTGCGCCGCCCTCCGGGCCGATCCGGAACTGCGGAGCCTCCCGGTGGTGCTCCTGACGGCCATGGGACCGGACGCGGCGGCCCTGGGCGCCCAGGCGGGGGCCGACGAGTGCGTCGCCAAGCCGTTCCGCGTGCAGGACCTTCTGGCGCGGATCGAAGCCCGCCTGGCCGGCGGACCCCGGGCGGGCTGA
- a CDS encoding ATP-binding protein, translating to MAEVKLNELTKSLSSSLSVSEERGSRFVEALVAAVREALGASKEVTLPGFGTLSLAAADGSPVPSMYKANLVGDVCARLGETHEARVRGMVDAVLEAARKELLAGKRVVLDELGVFEVRFERPKIERQPKGHRLIRPGASTVSFLPLSPVRTPAGEARIVFSPSDDLSRRLESFKQSSIMLVVPERDFFAKTLEYYFESAGWEIEVFTSIPDALGKIESGKAYLVILDALFEDHQKFCYALKMRRETTNVPLILLYPGEAAFKSPKEVSIVGDENLCQPFEFRQLLDTADAEIIRAAEEELIFLQQLNIHLPTEEAATEKVIDMVHKLLESSGLDEEGQVAVSAAFREAVVNAAQHGNKYKRDRKIEVQYLLDPEKITCVVRDQGQGFNHEQYVKSGSTRDALSAARERHAQGRMGGLGIMLMLRCCDRLEYNQQGNQITLTKFLKPQA from the coding sequence ATGGCCGAGGTCAAGCTGAACGAGTTGACAAAGTCCCTGAGCTCCAGCCTCTCCGTGAGCGAGGAGCGCGGATCGCGCTTCGTGGAAGCGCTCGTGGCGGCCGTCCGGGAGGCGCTCGGGGCGTCCAAGGAAGTGACGCTTCCCGGCTTCGGGACGCTCTCCCTGGCCGCCGCGGACGGGAGCCCCGTGCCCTCCATGTACAAGGCGAACCTCGTGGGGGACGTGTGCGCGCGCCTGGGGGAGACGCACGAGGCGCGCGTGCGCGGGATGGTGGACGCCGTTCTGGAGGCGGCCCGGAAGGAACTTCTGGCGGGCAAGCGCGTCGTCCTGGACGAACTCGGGGTGTTCGAGGTCCGCTTCGAGCGGCCCAAGATCGAACGGCAGCCTAAGGGGCACCGCCTGATCCGCCCCGGAGCCTCGACGGTGTCGTTCCTCCCGCTGAGTCCCGTGCGCACTCCGGCGGGGGAAGCGCGGATCGTCTTCTCCCCCTCGGACGACCTTTCGCGGCGCCTGGAGTCCTTCAAGCAGTCTTCGATCATGCTCGTCGTGCCGGAGCGCGATTTCTTCGCCAAGACGCTCGAGTACTACTTCGAGAGCGCGGGCTGGGAGATCGAGGTCTTCACCTCCATTCCCGACGCGCTGGGGAAGATCGAGTCGGGCAAGGCGTACCTCGTGATCCTGGACGCCCTTTTCGAGGACCATCAGAAGTTCTGTTACGCGCTCAAAATGCGGCGGGAAACGACCAACGTTCCGCTCATCCTGCTTTATCCCGGAGAGGCCGCGTTCAAATCCCCCAAGGAGGTTTCGATCGTGGGGGACGAGAACCTGTGCCAGCCGTTCGAGTTCCGCCAGCTCCTGGACACGGCGGACGCGGAGATCATCCGGGCGGCGGAAGAGGAGCTCATCTTCCTCCAGCAGCTCAACATCCACCTGCCCACGGAGGAGGCCGCGACCGAAAAGGTGATCGACATGGTCCACAAGCTCCTCGAGTCGAGCGGCCTGGACGAGGAAGGGCAGGTGGCCGTGAGCGCGGCCTTCCGGGAGGCGGTCGTCAACGCCGCCCAGCACGGAAACAAGTACAAGCGCGACCGGAAGATCGAGGTCCAGTACCTGCTCGACCCGGAGAAGATCACCTGCGTCGTGCGCGACCAGGGGCAGGGCTTCAACCACGAGCAATACGTCAAGAGCGGTTCCACGCGGGACGCGCTCTCGGCCGCCCGCGAGCGTCACGCTCAGGGCCGCATGGGCGGCCTGGGCATCATGCTCATGCTGCGCTGCTGCGACCGGCTGGAATACAACCAGCAGGGCAACCAGATCACCCTCACGAAGTTTCTCAAACCGCAGGCCTGA
- the pheT gene encoding phenylalanine--tRNA ligase subunit beta: MKVPLSWLREYVDAPAAPEEAARLLLQAGVGVEAIEGDVLDLEITSNRADLLSILGVAREVGVLLGRPVRVPAPRYAEGARRMDAAWSVSVAALDLCPRYTARAIAGVRIGPSPDWMARRLEASGIRPINNVVDVTNYVLLESGQPLHAFDARRLKGGRVVVRRAAAGEKITALDGREYALSPDMLVIADAERPVAIAGVMGGRETEIGPDTADVLLESAQFDPVSVRRTARRLGLSTESSYRFERGVDYDGVEWASRRAVQLILETAGGAALEGVLEAGGPRPVRPVARVRPARISRVLGMEVPPARVRQILESLGCSVAEREGAFEVAAPPGRRDLRLEADYIEEVARVQGYDAVPCDTRLPQAVPVDPPEEQVREAARSTLAGLGAYEALTWSFAAAGEPNRAPFWTDGPLVPLRDPQGQVDRTLRASLAPGLLGVLETNESYKEPLRPVFEIARIYRKEAAGYGEKTVLGVAAPGDPLAVKGLLERLFERLGIALELRPRDFPFLVPGASAEVVLGGKTVGYVGLAAPELSGLRSAAGVAEIDFEALVPAARLARPYREFNRRPPVERDLSVVLSDGVTWKEVEAVVREAAPATLERLRFLSEYRGKPIPPGHKGWAFSMLFRAADRTLTSEEADAAVQAVLRALESRLGARLR, encoded by the coding sequence ATGAAGGTTCCCCTGTCCTGGCTCCGGGAATACGTGGACGCCCCGGCGGCGCCCGAGGAGGCGGCGCGCCTCCTCCTTCAGGCGGGCGTCGGAGTCGAGGCGATCGAGGGGGATGTTCTGGACCTCGAAATCACCTCCAACCGCGCGGATCTTCTTTCGATCCTGGGCGTGGCCCGCGAGGTGGGAGTGCTCCTGGGGCGCCCCGTGCGGGTCCCGGCGCCCCGGTACGCCGAGGGAGCGCGGAGGATGGACGCCGCATGGTCCGTTTCCGTGGCCGCGCTGGACCTCTGCCCGCGCTACACGGCCCGGGCGATCGCGGGGGTCCGGATCGGTCCTTCTCCGGACTGGATGGCCCGGCGCCTCGAGGCGTCCGGGATCCGGCCGATCAACAACGTCGTGGACGTGACCAATTACGTGCTTCTGGAGAGCGGCCAGCCGCTGCACGCGTTCGACGCGCGCCGCCTGAAGGGAGGGCGGGTCGTCGTCCGGCGCGCCGCCGCGGGGGAGAAGATCACGGCCCTCGACGGCCGCGAGTACGCTCTCTCCCCCGACATGCTCGTCATCGCGGACGCCGAGCGGCCCGTGGCCATCGCGGGCGTCATGGGCGGGCGGGAAACCGAAATCGGACCCGACACCGCGGACGTGCTTCTCGAAAGCGCCCAGTTCGATCCCGTGTCCGTCCGCCGGACGGCGCGGCGGCTCGGACTGTCCACCGAATCGTCGTACCGGTTCGAGCGGGGCGTGGATTACGACGGCGTGGAGTGGGCGTCCCGCCGGGCCGTCCAGCTCATTCTGGAGACGGCCGGCGGCGCGGCGCTGGAGGGGGTCCTCGAGGCGGGCGGGCCGCGGCCGGTGCGTCCGGTCGCCCGGGTGCGTCCGGCGCGCATCTCCCGCGTGCTCGGGATGGAGGTCCCGCCGGCCCGGGTCCGCCAGATCCTCGAGAGTCTGGGATGCTCCGTGGCGGAGCGGGAGGGGGCGTTCGAAGTCGCGGCGCCCCCCGGCCGGCGCGATCTGCGCCTCGAGGCGGACTACATCGAGGAAGTCGCCCGCGTTCAGGGCTACGACGCCGTTCCCTGCGACACGCGCCTGCCGCAGGCGGTTCCCGTCGATCCGCCCGAGGAGCAGGTCCGCGAGGCGGCGCGCTCGACGCTCGCGGGACTCGGGGCCTACGAAGCGCTCACGTGGAGCTTCGCGGCCGCGGGAGAACCCAACCGGGCGCCCTTCTGGACGGACGGACCGCTCGTTCCGCTGCGGGATCCGCAGGGGCAGGTGGACCGCACGCTGCGGGCGTCCCTGGCGCCCGGGCTTCTGGGCGTGCTCGAGACCAACGAGTCGTACAAGGAACCTCTTCGGCCGGTCTTCGAGATCGCGCGGATTTATCGGAAGGAAGCGGCGGGGTACGGGGAAAAGACCGTGCTGGGCGTGGCCGCGCCGGGAGACCCGCTTGCGGTCAAGGGACTTCTCGAGCGCCTCTTCGAGCGCCTGGGGATCGCGCTGGAGCTGCGCCCGCGCGACTTTCCGTTCCTGGTCCCCGGGGCGTCGGCGGAGGTGGTGCTGGGAGGCAAGACGGTCGGCTACGTGGGCCTGGCGGCGCCGGAGCTTTCAGGGCTTCGGTCGGCGGCCGGCGTGGCCGAGATCGACTTCGAGGCGCTCGTTCCGGCGGCGCGGCTGGCGCGCCCGTACCGGGAGTTCAACCGGCGTCCGCCCGTGGAGCGGGATTTGTCGGTGGTGCTGAGCGACGGGGTGACCTGGAAAGAGGTCGAAGCGGTCGTGCGCGAAGCCGCCCCGGCGACGCTGGAACGCCTGCGGTTCCTGAGCGAGTACCGGGGCAAGCCCATCCCGCCGGGACATAAGGGGTGGGCCTTCTCGATGCTGTTCCGGGCGGCCGACCGGACGCTCACGAGCGAGGAGGCCGACGCGGCGGTTCAGGCGGTGCTCCGGGCTCTGGAGAGCCGTCTGGGCGCCCGCCTTCGGTAG
- a CDS encoding phenylalanine--tRNA ligase subunit alpha — translation MDLDSAIEEVRRAFEKDAAGLSPEQLRNRYVGRDGRVRELFGLLKSLPPDRKGSAGQKLNAFKEELERRVEELRRGRASAGSPRAVVDLTLPGRAPELGRLHPVYRTWDEIVRVFTRLGFEVVTGPEIETEENNFEALNIPLEHPSRDAFDTFYIEPPYLLRSHTSPVQVRTMKARRPPIRVLAPGKVFRPDKPDAGHSPMFHQVEGLLVGRDVTFAQLKGVLDLFAKAMWGPRTRIRFRPSFFPFTEPSAEVDVSCFICGARGCPACKRSGWMEILGSGMVHPKVLEHCGIDPEEHTGFAFGLGVERIAMLKYGIPDIRRFTENHFAFLEQF, via the coding sequence ATGGATCTCGATTCGGCCATCGAGGAGGTCCGCCGGGCGTTCGAAAAGGACGCCGCCGGGCTTTCTCCCGAGCAGCTGCGCAACCGGTACGTGGGCCGCGACGGGCGCGTTCGCGAACTGTTCGGGCTTCTCAAGAGTCTTCCGCCCGACCGCAAGGGATCCGCCGGGCAGAAGCTCAACGCCTTCAAGGAGGAGCTGGAACGCCGCGTCGAAGAACTGCGCCGCGGCCGCGCCTCCGCCGGCTCCCCCCGCGCGGTCGTCGATCTCACCCTTCCCGGAAGGGCCCCCGAGCTCGGCCGCCTCCACCCGGTCTACCGAACCTGGGACGAGATCGTCCGCGTCTTCACGCGCCTGGGGTTCGAGGTCGTCACGGGCCCCGAGATCGAGACGGAGGAGAACAATTTCGAGGCGCTCAACATCCCCCTGGAGCATCCGTCGCGGGACGCCTTCGACACGTTCTACATCGAGCCGCCGTACCTCCTGCGCTCGCATACGTCGCCCGTCCAGGTCCGCACGATGAAGGCGCGGCGGCCGCCGATCCGCGTGCTGGCTCCCGGAAAGGTCTTCCGGCCCGACAAGCCCGACGCCGGACACTCCCCCATGTTCCACCAGGTGGAGGGACTCCTGGTGGGGAGGGACGTCACCTTCGCTCAGCTCAAGGGGGTGCTCGACCTTTTCGCCAAGGCGATGTGGGGACCGCGGACGCGCATCCGCTTCCGCCCGAGCTTCTTTCCGTTCACGGAGCCTTCGGCGGAGGTGGACGTCTCGTGCTTCATCTGCGGCGCGCGCGGGTGCCCCGCCTGCAAGCGTTCCGGATGGATGGAGATCCTGGGCAGCGGCATGGTGCATCCGAAGGTTCTCGAGCACTGCGGCATCGATCCCGAGGAGCACACGGGGTTCGCCTTCGGCCTGGGCGTCGAGCGGATCGCCATGCTCAAGTACGGCATTCCGGACATCCGGCGCTTCACGGAGAACCACTTCGCGTTCCTGGAGCAGTTCTGA
- the rplT gene encoding 50S ribosomal protein L20 — MPRQSSGPYRKRRIKKILKRAKGYRGGRGKLHRAAKEAVMRAGRYGYFGRKIKKRDYRSLWIVRINAACEQRGIPYHRFINGLRRANVALNRKALAELALSEPKAFDELVQTARKALEAAAPAPA; from the coding sequence ATGCCTCGCCAATCCAGCGGCCCGTACCGCAAGCGCCGCATCAAGAAGATCCTTAAACGCGCCAAGGGGTACCGGGGCGGGCGCGGGAAACTTCACCGCGCCGCCAAGGAAGCCGTCATGCGCGCCGGGCGCTACGGCTACTTTGGGCGCAAGATCAAGAAGAGGGACTACCGCTCGCTCTGGATCGTGCGCATCAACGCCGCCTGCGAGCAGCGCGGGATTCCGTATCACCGGTTCATCAACGGCCTGCGCCGGGCCAACGTGGCGCTCAACCGCAAGGCCCTGGCGGAACTGGCGCTGTCGGAACCCAAGGCCTTCGACGAACTGGTCCAGACGGCCCGGAAGGCGCTGGAGGCGGCCGCGCCCGCTCCGGCGTAG